A single region of the Gorilla gorilla gorilla isolate KB3781 chromosome 1, NHGRI_mGorGor1-v2.1_pri, whole genome shotgun sequence genome encodes:
- the RIT1 gene encoding GTP-binding protein Rit1 isoform X1 — MERWLFLGAAQEGPKRTMDSGTRPVGSCCSSPAGLSREYKLVMLGAGGVGKSAMTMQFISHRFPEDHDPTIEDAYKIRIRIDDEPANLDILDTAGQAEFTAMRDQYMRAGEGFIICYSITDRRSFHEVREFKQLIYRVRRTDDTPVVLVGNKSDLKQLRQVTKEEGLALAREFSCPFFETSAAYRYYIDDVFHALVREIRRKEKEAVLAMEKKSKPKNSVWKRLKSPFRKKKDSVT, encoded by the exons ATGGAAAG GTGGCTTTTCCTCGGGGCAGCCCAGGAAGGCCCCAAGAGGACAATGGATTCTGGAACTCGCCCAGTTGGTAGCTGCTGTAGCAGCCCCGCTGGGCTCTCACGGGAGTACAAACTAGTGATGCTGGGTGCTGGTGGTGTAGGGAAGAGTG cCATGACCATGCAGTTCATCAGCCACCGATTCCCAGAAGATCATGATCCCACCATTG AAGATGCTTATAAGATCAGGATCCGTATTGATGATGAGCCTGCCAATCTGGACATTTTGGATACAGCTGGACAG GCAGAGTTTACAGCCATGCGGGACCAGTAtatgagggcaggagaagggttTATCATCTGTTACTCTATCACGGATCGTCGAAGTTTCCATGAAGTTCGTGAGTTTAAACAGCTTATTTATCGAGTCCGACGTACTGACGATACACCTGTGGTTCTTGTGGGAAACAAGTCAGACCTCAAACAGCTAAGACAG GTCACCAAGGAAGAAGGATTGGCCTTGGCCCGAGAATTCAGCTGTCCCTTTTTTGAGACATCTGCTGCATACCGCTACTATATTGATGATGTTTTCCATGCCCTTGTACGGGAGATACgtaggaaagaaaaggaggcagTACTGGCCATGGAGAAAAAATCTAAGCCCAAAAACAGTGTATGGAAGAGGCTAAAATCACCATTCCGGAAGAAGAAAGATTCAGTAACTTGA
- the RIT1 gene encoding GTP-binding protein Rit1 isoform X2 — MDSGTRPVGSCCSSPAGLSREYKLVMLGAGGVGKSAMTMQFISHRFPEDHDPTIEDAYKIRIRIDDEPANLDILDTAGQAEFTAMRDQYMRAGEGFIICYSITDRRSFHEVREFKQLIYRVRRTDDTPVVLVGNKSDLKQLRQVTKEEGLALAREFSCPFFETSAAYRYYIDDVFHALVREIRRKEKEAVLAMEKKSKPKNSVWKRLKSPFRKKKDSVT, encoded by the exons ATGGATTCTGGAACTCGCCCAGTTGGTAGCTGCTGTAGCAGCCCCGCTGGGCTCTCACGGGAGTACAAACTAGTGATGCTGGGTGCTGGTGGTGTAGGGAAGAGTG cCATGACCATGCAGTTCATCAGCCACCGATTCCCAGAAGATCATGATCCCACCATTG AAGATGCTTATAAGATCAGGATCCGTATTGATGATGAGCCTGCCAATCTGGACATTTTGGATACAGCTGGACAG GCAGAGTTTACAGCCATGCGGGACCAGTAtatgagggcaggagaagggttTATCATCTGTTACTCTATCACGGATCGTCGAAGTTTCCATGAAGTTCGTGAGTTTAAACAGCTTATTTATCGAGTCCGACGTACTGACGATACACCTGTGGTTCTTGTGGGAAACAAGTCAGACCTCAAACAGCTAAGACAG GTCACCAAGGAAGAAGGATTGGCCTTGGCCCGAGAATTCAGCTGTCCCTTTTTTGAGACATCTGCTGCATACCGCTACTATATTGATGATGTTTTCCATGCCCTTGTACGGGAGATACgtaggaaagaaaaggaggcagTACTGGCCATGGAGAAAAAATCTAAGCCCAAAAACAGTGTATGGAAGAGGCTAAAATCACCATTCCGGAAGAAGAAAGATTCAGTAACTTGA